The Methylobacterium sp. PvR107 genome contains a region encoding:
- a CDS encoding DUF3096 domain-containing protein, whose amino-acid sequence MTITISNLQPLIAILAGILILVMPRLLNYIVAIYLIVVGVIGLGILH is encoded by the coding sequence GTGACGATTACCATCTCCAACCTGCAGCCGCTGATCGCGATCCTGGCCGGGATCCTCATCCTGGTGATGCCGCGTCTGCTCAACTACATCGTGGCAATCTATCTGATCGTGGTCGGCGTGATCGGGCTGGGGATCCTGCACTGA